A genomic stretch from Oscillospiraceae bacterium includes:
- a CDS encoding UDP-N-acetylglucosamine--N-acetylmuramyl-(pentapeptide) pyrophosphoryl-undecaprenol N-acetylglucosamine transferase: MKILFTCGGTAGHINPALAVAGLLRVRHPHAEILFVGADGGMECDLVPRAGYRIQTVSIRSLRHRLTPAALWYNLKVLGGLTGSLRAAGRILDAFKPDAVLGTGGYASFPVVYAASRRSIPSVVHESNALPGLTTKLLARRADRVLVSFPEAVSAYRRPDRVAVTGTPVRQAFLETDRDAARRALGLDERPVVLSYFGSLGARDMNRHMVDFIRRESEAGAFQHLHVTGRFGWAWVPEAVREAGVELTAHPEIRLSEYLYDMPTAMAAADLLITRAGASTLAELTAVGKPAILIPSPNVTGNHQEQNARMLARHGAAVLLPESACGDGALFSAANSLLRENAKREAISARLRDLAILDAAEKIYHIVMSLVAKRSAYGPSEKI; encoded by the coding sequence ATGAAAATTCTATTCACCTGCGGCGGGACGGCGGGCCACATCAACCCGGCACTGGCGGTGGCGGGCCTGCTGCGGGTGCGGCACCCACACGCCGAGATCCTGTTTGTGGGCGCCGACGGCGGCATGGAGTGCGACCTCGTGCCGCGCGCCGGGTACCGCATCCAAACCGTGTCCATCCGCAGTCTGCGGCACCGGCTCACACCGGCGGCGCTGTGGTACAACCTCAAGGTACTGGGCGGCTTGACGGGCAGTCTCAGAGCCGCCGGGCGCATTTTGGACGCGTTTAAACCGGACGCCGTCCTTGGGACCGGCGGCTACGCCAGCTTCCCCGTCGTATACGCGGCGAGCCGGCGCAGTATCCCGTCGGTGGTCCATGAGTCCAACGCACTGCCGGGACTCACGACAAAACTGTTGGCCCGCCGGGCAGACCGGGTGCTGGTCAGCTTTCCGGAGGCTGTGTCCGCGTATCGCCGCCCGGATCGGGTGGCGGTGACGGGCACGCCGGTGCGGCAGGCGTTTTTGGAGACGGACCGGGACGCGGCGCGGCGCGCACTCGGGCTCGACGAGAGGCCCGTCGTACTCTCTTATTTCGGTTCGTTGGGAGCCCGCGATATGAACCGGCACATGGTAGATTTCATCCGGCGCGAAAGTGAGGCGGGAGCCTTTCAGCATCTTCACGTCACCGGCCGGTTCGGCTGGGCCTGGGTGCCGGAGGCGGTCCGCGAGGCCGGCGTCGAGCTGACGGCGCACCCCGAGATCCGGCTGTCCGAATATCTCTACGACATGCCCACCGCCATGGCGGCGGCCGATCTGCTCATCACGCGCGCCGGCGCGTCGACACTGGCCGAGCTGACAGCCGTGGGCAAACCCGCCATATTGATTCCCTCGCCCAACGTCACAGGCAATCATCAGGAACAAAACGCCCGCATGCTGGCGCGCCACGGCGCCGCGGTGCTGCTGCCGGAGTCGGCATGCGGAGACGGGGCGCTGTTCTCCGCCGCGAATAGCCTGCTTCGGGAAAACGCCAAACGGGAGGCGATATCGGCCCGTCTGCGCGATCTGGCGATCTTGGACGCAGCCGAGAAAATTTATCACATTGTGATGTCTCTGGTAGCCAAACGCAGTGCATATGGGCCAAGTGAGAAGATCTAA
- the murA gene encoding UDP-N-acetylglucosamine 1-carboxyvinyltransferase — MNNNALVIRGGRPLRGAVGIQGAKNSVLPILAATIMGGGEQVVRRCPRLSDVESTFHILRYLGCRVRREGDAVVVDPRPMDRCDVPDRLMREMRSSVVFLGAILTRSGEACMSFPGGCELGPRPIDLHLSALRTLGAEIFEVGGNLICRGHHMVGREVNLTFPSVGATENIMLAACGASGVTRITNAAREPEIEDLQHFLRAMGAHVEGAGSSTVVIEGGRTLHAAEYAILPDRIAAATYLAAGAAVGGTITVENVRPEHLSTVTSILTEAGCEVRAGHTHITLQRGTPLRAVRPVRTMPYPGFPTDAQSPLMAVTACAEGTTVFVENIFENRFRHVGELARMGADIKVAGRVAVVCGVPRLYGAHVRATDLRGGAALLVAALSAEGESRLTGLRHLDRGYEAPEQLLAALGADIRRVEEPDADAGGPVQRAAGDACD, encoded by the coding sequence ATGAACAACAATGCGTTGGTGATCAGAGGGGGGCGGCCGCTGCGCGGCGCCGTCGGCATCCAAGGGGCCAAAAACAGCGTGCTGCCTATTTTGGCGGCGACTATTATGGGCGGGGGTGAGCAGGTGGTGCGCCGCTGTCCCCGACTCAGCGACGTGGAATCGACCTTTCACATCCTCCGTTACCTTGGCTGCCGCGTGCGGCGGGAGGGGGACGCCGTGGTGGTTGATCCTCGCCCGATGGATCGCTGCGACGTACCGGACCGTCTGATGCGGGAGATGCGCTCTTCCGTTGTGTTTTTGGGCGCGATCCTGACGCGGTCGGGCGAGGCTTGCATGAGTTTCCCCGGGGGGTGCGAGTTGGGTCCGCGGCCCATCGACCTCCATCTGTCCGCCCTCCGCACACTGGGCGCGGAGATCTTTGAAGTGGGCGGCAATCTCATCTGCCGGGGACACCATATGGTGGGCCGCGAAGTAAATCTCACCTTCCCCAGTGTGGGAGCCACGGAAAACATCATGCTGGCCGCCTGCGGCGCGTCGGGTGTCACGCGGATCACAAACGCGGCGCGCGAGCCGGAGATCGAAGATCTGCAGCACTTTCTGCGGGCCATGGGCGCGCACGTGGAGGGAGCGGGCAGTTCCACCGTCGTCATTGAAGGGGGACGCACGCTGCACGCGGCCGAGTATGCGATCCTCCCCGACCGCATCGCCGCCGCCACATACCTAGCGGCTGGGGCGGCGGTTGGCGGGACGATCACGGTGGAAAACGTCCGCCCGGAACATCTGTCGACGGTGACGTCCATCCTAACCGAGGCGGGCTGCGAAGTCCGTGCCGGGCACACCCACATCACACTGCAAAGGGGCACGCCGCTGCGCGCGGTGCGGCCCGTGCGCACGATGCCCTATCCGGGCTTTCCCACCGACGCACAGTCCCCGCTCATGGCAGTGACCGCCTGCGCGGAGGGCACGACGGTTTTTGTGGAAAATATTTTTGAAAATCGTTTTCGCCACGTCGGCGAACTGGCCAGAATGGGCGCCGACATCAAGGTGGCCGGGCGCGTCGCCGTCGTATGCGGCGTGCCGCGTCTGTACGGCGCCCATGTGCGCGCCACCGACTTGCGCGGCGGCGCGGCACTGTTGGTGGCGGCGCTCAGCGCGGAGGGAGAGAGTCGGCTGACCGGCCTGCGCCATCTCGACCGCGGGTACGAGGCGCCGGAACAACTGCTGGCGGCACTCGGCGCCGACATCCGGCGGGTGGAAGAACCGGACGCGGACGCCGGTGGCCCTGTCCAGCGGGCGGCTGGGGACGCGTGCGATTAG
- a CDS encoding FtsQ-type POTRA domain-containing protein yields the protein MPRYVQKNRKRHRKRRGGPVYFLLSLALIAAAVILAVGVFFKVTHIEVEGSTIYAPVSIVAASGLKEGDNLFFLRKSAAIWAIFDEFPYVEQVRLRRRLPGTIVIEITERISVGMVPHGGVFWMIDGSGKLLEKIAVQTAVPKPIVKGVTLLSPALGEDMALPQNERERLRPALRLLQALHWRSLSPRVSEVDVSRLDQITLEYEGRLHVILGTADAIDIKLTFMEESIKKLPAGARGSLDLARAEDKIASYLPASAPPTPSENPDEIDLESDEATGADGAETPSAEDTERPTDDAVSSDERDETGGAAA from the coding sequence ATGCCACGTTATGTGCAAAAAAATCGAAAACGACACAGAAAGAGGCGGGGCGGCCCCGTCTACTTTCTATTGAGTCTGGCTCTGATCGCGGCGGCGGTGATATTGGCTGTCGGCGTGTTTTTCAAGGTGACCCACATCGAGGTGGAGGGGTCCACAATCTATGCCCCCGTCAGCATCGTGGCGGCCTCGGGTCTCAAAGAGGGAGACAACCTGTTTTTCCTCCGCAAGAGCGCCGCCATTTGGGCCATCTTTGACGAATTCCCCTATGTCGAGCAAGTGCGTCTGCGGCGCCGGCTGCCGGGCACCATCGTCATTGAGATTACGGAACGCATCTCGGTAGGCATGGTCCCGCACGGGGGTGTTTTCTGGATGATCGACGGCTCCGGCAAACTGCTGGAGAAGATCGCGGTCCAAACGGCGGTGCCGAAGCCGATTGTAAAAGGCGTCACGCTGCTCTCGCCCGCATTGGGCGAGGACATGGCCCTGCCACAGAACGAACGGGAACGGCTGCGGCCCGCGCTGCGGCTGCTGCAGGCACTGCACTGGCGCTCGCTGTCGCCCCGGGTATCCGAGGTCGACGTGTCCCGTCTGGACCAGATCACGCTGGAATACGAGGGGCGGCTCCACGTCATCCTAGGCACGGCGGACGCCATCGACATCAAACTCACATTTATGGAAGAATCTATAAAAAAGCTCCCTGCCGGCGCGCGGGGGTCGCTGGACCTGGCGCGGGCGGAGGACAAAATCGCCTCCTATCTACCTGCCTCCGCGCCGCCGACGCCGTCAGAGAATCCGGACGAAATCGATCTGGAGTCGGATGAGGCAACCGGAGCGGATGGAGCGGAAACGCCGTCTGCGGAGGATACGGAGCGACCGACGGACGACGCCGTGTCCTCCGATGAGCGGGACGAGACAGGCGGCGCGGCAGCTTGA
- the ftsZ gene encoding cell division protein FtsZ, translating to MPFEMDLGSDSVVSIKVIGIGGGGNNVVNRMMSAGMRGVEFVAINTDRQALSNSNATHKLQIGEKLTGGKGAGSDPEIGRKSAEENRAQIAKLLENTDMVFITAGMGGGTGTGGSPIVADIAREAGILTVGVVTKPFHFEGSRRMEQAERGIEELRARVDSLVVIPNERLKHVTEQKITFLNAFEIADDVLKQAVQSISDLIKIPGLVNLDFADVATIMKDAGYAHMGVGRAAGKGKAEDASRMAVQSPLLETSINGAKGVLINITGSADIGLEEVEIACNLVQQAAHRDANIIFGAAFDETLEDEIRVTVIATGFDEAAPMSSEAGGGFYSALQQSAGAADSSAKNTDDDDFVDGVLFKIFNRK from the coding sequence ATGCCATTTGAAATGGATTTGGGTTCCGACAGCGTAGTATCCATCAAAGTGATCGGAATCGGCGGCGGGGGTAACAATGTCGTCAATCGCATGATGTCCGCAGGGATGCGCGGCGTGGAGTTTGTGGCCATCAACACGGACCGGCAGGCGCTTAGCAATTCCAATGCCACCCATAAGCTTCAGATTGGCGAGAAGCTCACCGGCGGCAAGGGCGCCGGCTCCGACCCAGAGATCGGCCGGAAGTCGGCGGAAGAGAACCGGGCTCAGATCGCCAAATTGTTGGAAAATACTGACATGGTTTTCATCACGGCCGGCATGGGCGGCGGCACCGGGACCGGCGGCTCCCCCATTGTAGCGGACATCGCCCGTGAGGCCGGGATTCTGACAGTGGGCGTGGTGACAAAGCCCTTCCATTTCGAGGGCAGCCGCCGCATGGAGCAGGCCGAGCGCGGCATCGAGGAATTGCGCGCCCGCGTGGATTCCCTTGTGGTGATCCCCAACGAGCGTCTCAAACACGTGACCGAGCAGAAGATCACTTTTTTGAACGCCTTTGAGATTGCGGACGACGTATTGAAACAGGCTGTGCAGAGTATCTCCGACCTCATCAAAATTCCCGGTCTTGTCAACCTGGACTTCGCCGACGTGGCCACGATCATGAAGGACGCCGGGTACGCCCATATGGGCGTGGGCCGCGCGGCCGGCAAGGGCAAAGCGGAGGACGCCTCGCGGATGGCCGTACAGAGCCCTCTGCTGGAGACCTCCATCAACGGCGCGAAGGGCGTGTTGATCAACATCACCGGCTCGGCCGACATCGGTCTGGAAGAAGTGGAGATCGCTTGCAACTTGGTGCAGCAGGCGGCGCACCGCGACGCCAACATCATCTTCGGCGCGGCTTTTGACGAGACGTTGGAAGACGAGATCCGCGTGACGGTCATCGCCACCGGTTTCGACGAGGCGGCGCCCATGAGCTCCGAAGCGGGCGGCGGCTTCTACTCCGCCCTGCAGCAGTCCGCCGGCGCCGCCGATTCATCCGCCAAGAATACGGACGACGATGACTTTGTCGACGGCGTCCTCTTCAAGATCTTCAACCGGAAATAA